A window from Aeromonas rivipollensis encodes these proteins:
- a CDS encoding GlsB/YeaQ/YmgE family stress response membrane protein, translating to MGFLTWVVLGLIVGILAKWIMPGKDGGGFFMTVILGVIGAMVGGYIGTLLGMGTVTGFNLPSILIATVGALIVLFFYNKIRS from the coding sequence ATGGGATTTCTTACCTGGGTTGTATTGGGATTGATCGTCGGCATCCTGGCCAAGTGGATAATGCCGGGCAAGGATGGGGGTGGTTTCTTCATGACGGTGATCCTGGGGGTCATAGGCGCCATGGTGGGTGGTTACATCGGCACCCTGCTGGGCATGGGGACAGTCACCGGCTTCAACCTGCCGAGCATCCTTATCGCCACAGTGGGTGCCTTGATAGTGCTGTTTTTCTACAACAAGATCCGCAGCTGA
- the lpxH gene encoding UDP-2,3-diacylglucosamine diphosphatase, whose translation MSTLFISDIHLCAQRPDMTAALVRFLERDAPKADALYVLGDLFEFWIGDDDPNPLHHQVAEAFLALSRQDVPIYFIHGNRDFLLGKAFAKRAGMTLLGDPCVIDLYGERVLLSHGDLLCTLDEGYQKFRRITQQKWLRWLFLRLPLARRQAIACKMRGQSQMENAGKPQIIMDVTPAAVDALLRQHGCQLLIHGHTHRPAVHDFMLDGKPARRIVLGDWFEQGSVLSCSPQGQRLESRPLPE comes from the coding sequence ATGAGCACCCTTTTTATCAGTGACATTCACCTGTGCGCCCAGCGGCCCGACATGACAGCCGCACTGGTGCGTTTTCTCGAGCGCGACGCCCCCAAGGCCGATGCCCTCTATGTGCTGGGAGATCTGTTCGAATTCTGGATTGGCGACGACGATCCCAACCCGCTCCACCACCAGGTGGCCGAGGCCTTCCTGGCCCTGAGCCGGCAGGACGTGCCCATCTACTTCATCCACGGCAACCGCGACTTCCTGCTGGGCAAGGCCTTCGCCAAACGGGCGGGCATGACGCTGCTTGGCGACCCCTGCGTCATCGATCTCTACGGGGAGCGGGTGCTGCTGAGCCACGGGGACCTGCTCTGCACCCTGGATGAGGGCTATCAGAAGTTTCGCCGCATCACCCAGCAGAAGTGGCTGCGCTGGCTCTTCCTGCGCCTGCCGCTGGCCCGCCGCCAGGCCATCGCCTGCAAGATGCGGGGCCAGAGCCAGATGGAGAATGCCGGCAAGCCACAGATCATCATGGATGTGACCCCGGCGGCGGTCGATGCGCTGCTGCGCCAGCATGGCTGCCAGCTGCTTATCCATGGACACACCCACAGGCCCGCCGTCCATGACTTCATGCTGGACGGCAAGCCGGCGCGGCGCATAGTGCTGGGAGACTGGTTCGAGCAAGGATCCGTGCTGAGCTGCTCCCCGCAAGGCCAGCGGCTCGAGAGTCGCCCCCTCCCCGAGTGA
- a CDS encoding DUF4269 domain-containing protein, translating into MLSDCRLLGTDLTAAPAAVFPSAQATPANWRRLDYLAQGNPRQRSAHALLTTGCWDALERLCQDLALVSTVAIGLDRPGSDLDILCQHPDPARLAALLREQGWTASDKGHQVWLLEQTLTGPDQARWPVELYVTQAPLETLNGWRHLSLMAALLGHFGHDFYQAVLRLRLEAGLKGEAAICRLLGLGGDPYAALLTLEGRDLAALHWQAPSQCDSSTPAGSPAPLCPEPIKSTHPTS; encoded by the coding sequence TTGCTGAGTGATTGTCGCCTTCTGGGCACTGATCTAACTGCGGCCCCGGCCGCAGTTTTTCCATCTGCGCAGGCCACCCCCGCCAACTGGCGCCGCCTCGACTATCTGGCCCAGGGCAATCCCCGCCAGCGCTCCGCCCATGCCCTGCTGACGACGGGATGCTGGGACGCGCTTGAACGCCTGTGCCAGGACCTGGCGCTGGTGAGCACCGTCGCCATCGGGCTCGATCGGCCCGGGAGCGATCTCGACATCCTCTGCCAGCACCCTGATCCCGCGCGCCTCGCCGCCCTCTTGCGTGAGCAGGGCTGGACGGCCAGCGACAAGGGGCACCAGGTGTGGCTGCTGGAGCAGACCCTGACAGGCCCGGATCAGGCGCGCTGGCCGGTGGAGCTCTATGTCACCCAAGCCCCGCTTGAGACGCTCAACGGCTGGCGTCACCTCAGCCTGATGGCCGCCCTGCTGGGGCACTTTGGCCACGACTTCTATCAGGCCGTGCTGCGCCTTCGCCTCGAGGCAGGGCTCAAGGGAGAGGCGGCCATCTGCCGTCTGCTTGGCCTTGGCGGCGATCCTTACGCCGCGCTGCTGACCCTGGAGGGGCGCGACCTTGCCGCGCTCCACTGGCAGGCCCCATCCCAGTGCGACTCGTCCACCCCGGCAGGCTCCCCTGCCCCCCTTTGCCCGGAACCCATCAAGAGCACTCATCCCACATCATGA
- a CDS encoding peptidylprolyl isomerase: MVTLHTNHGDITLTLNAEKAPETVANFLQYCRDGHYDNTIFHRVIDGFMIQGGGYAPGFEEKETRAPIKNEAANGLSNKIGTIAMARTSEPHSASAQFFINVNNNDFLDFKSPTTQGFGYCVFGEVTAGMDVVNKIKGVKTGNYGRMHQDVPTEDVVITKVTLAE, translated from the coding sequence ATGGTTACTCTGCACACCAACCACGGCGACATCACCCTGACCCTGAACGCGGAAAAAGCCCCCGAGACCGTGGCCAACTTCCTGCAATACTGCCGTGACGGTCACTACGACAACACCATCTTCCACCGCGTCATCGACGGCTTCATGATCCAGGGCGGCGGCTATGCCCCTGGCTTCGAAGAGAAAGAGACCCGCGCCCCCATCAAGAACGAGGCGGCCAACGGCCTGTCCAACAAGATTGGCACCATCGCCATGGCCCGCACCAGCGAGCCGCACTCCGCCAGCGCCCAGTTCTTCATCAACGTGAACAACAACGACTTCCTGGACTTCAAGTCCCCCACCACCCAGGGCTTCGGCTACTGCGTGTTCGGTGAAGTCACCGCCGGCATGGACGTGGTCAACAAGATCAAGGGCGTCAAGACCGGCAACTACGGCCGCATGCATCAAGACGTGCCGACCGAAGACGTCGTCATCACCAAGGTGACCCTTGCTGAGTGA
- the cysS gene encoding cysteine--tRNA ligase encodes MLKIYNTLTRQKEEFKPIHPGKVGMYVCGVTIYDHCHIGHGRTFVSFDVVARYLRYAGYDLTYVRNITDVDDKIIKRAAETRVTCDDLTERLIGDMHQDFDALGMLRPDIEPRATQHIGEIIALVETLLEKEHAYVADNGDVMFIVESFADYGKLSGQDLEQLQAGARVDVVEAKRNPLDFVLWKMSKPGEPTWDSPWGPGRPGWHIECSAMNSKHLGNHFDIHGGGSDLQFPHHENEIAQSCCAHGGDYVNTWMHSGMVMVDKEKMSKSLGNFFTIRDVLAHFDAETVRYFLMSGHYRSQLNYSEDNLKQARAALERMYTALRDLPAAAAAGGDEQVARFVDAMDDDFNTPEAYSALFDLVREINRQKAEDIAVAAGLGARLRELGAVLGILQQDPDAFLKGNEADDEVAEIEQLIAQRNQARADKNWAAADAARARLTEMGIVLEDSAGKTSWRRA; translated from the coding sequence ATGCTGAAGATATACAACACACTCACTCGTCAAAAAGAAGAATTCAAACCTATCCACCCGGGCAAGGTGGGCATGTATGTGTGTGGCGTCACCATCTACGATCACTGTCATATCGGCCACGGTCGCACCTTCGTCTCCTTCGATGTGGTGGCCCGTTACCTGCGTTACGCCGGTTACGATCTCACCTATGTGCGCAACATCACCGACGTGGATGACAAGATCATCAAGCGCGCTGCCGAGACCCGGGTGACCTGTGACGACCTCACCGAACGTCTGATCGGGGACATGCACCAGGACTTCGACGCCCTCGGCATGCTGCGCCCGGACATCGAGCCCCGCGCCACCCAGCACATTGGTGAAATCATCGCTCTGGTCGAAACTCTGCTGGAGAAAGAGCACGCCTACGTGGCGGACAACGGCGATGTGATGTTCATCGTCGAGTCGTTCGCCGACTACGGCAAGCTCTCTGGCCAGGATCTGGAGCAGCTGCAGGCTGGTGCCCGGGTCGACGTGGTCGAAGCCAAGCGCAACCCGCTCGACTTCGTGCTGTGGAAGATGTCCAAGCCCGGCGAGCCGACCTGGGACAGCCCCTGGGGCCCGGGTCGCCCCGGCTGGCACATAGAGTGCTCCGCCATGAACTCCAAGCACCTTGGCAACCACTTCGACATCCACGGTGGCGGCTCGGATCTGCAGTTCCCCCACCACGAGAACGAAATAGCCCAGTCCTGCTGCGCCCACGGTGGCGACTACGTCAACACCTGGATGCACAGCGGCATGGTGATGGTGGACAAGGAGAAGATGTCCAAGTCCCTTGGCAACTTCTTCACCATCCGCGACGTCCTGGCCCATTTTGACGCCGAAACCGTGCGCTACTTCCTGATGTCCGGCCACTACCGCAGCCAGCTCAACTACTCGGAAGACAACCTGAAGCAGGCCCGCGCCGCCCTGGAGCGGATGTACACCGCCCTGCGCGACCTGCCTGCGGCTGCCGCCGCCGGTGGTGACGAGCAGGTGGCCCGCTTCGTCGATGCCATGGACGACGACTTCAACACCCCGGAAGCCTACTCCGCCCTGTTCGATCTGGTGCGCGAGATCAACCGCCAGAAGGCCGAAGACATCGCTGTCGCCGCTGGCCTGGGTGCCCGCCTGCGCGAACTCGGCGCCGTGCTCGGCATTCTGCAACAGGATCCGGACGCCTTCTTGAAGGGCAACGAAGCGGACGACGAAGTGGCCGAGATCGAGCAACTGATCGCCCAGCGCAATCAGGCCCGCGCCGACAAGAACTGGGCCGCCGCCGACGCCGCTAGAGCCCGTCTCACCGAGATGGGCATAGTGCTGGAAGACAGCGCCGGCAAAACCAGCTGGCGTCGTGCCTGA
- a CDS encoding DEAD/DEAH box helicase, which produces METSFSWILNHSVFENAIGKLTINAELSDSEKEVILSCAILFIKDYCQDKRNLKHFKFGYYLVLKYCVNYNDYQALFDISANFGLFPITKFIIDNELYSNINSMFGINYQLKNYEYKGIIETLEQKNSRIALTETYHADNALIAPTSFGKSSLIVEIIKNSNSKKIAIIVPTKSLLAQTYRLISNHIHDRNIIFHDEMYDDEDSFICVFTQERALRLMKRPDVYFDTIIIDEAHNLFEFNGRSILLSRVIRKNKLRNNASKFFYLSPLISNADNLKTEKNQNINSFSIHHNIKEPEIFEYLESGENRQYNRYVDRFYTLPKTFKSYNHYIMSNLKNKNFLYLKRPKMVETFALEMYGELESKDSPELLELSKIISENIHAEFYCVECIKKGIIYLHGKLPDLAKEFLEYKFKTLTNLNVVIANSVILEGVNFPIDNLFILNTHGLKAKDLINLIGRVNRLDSVFNKDDGSLSKLLPYVHFVNSTKYSKINSKMENKIKALKKMVIKDEVKNPTLINFNYDGLHQEDLKSSDDDKDEFWGSKEDVLKRIHERENFLLENDNNDKVKAEIAFIESGIDSIYTAPQKALETIKKRAAILVKNPLWTDTDTIDKIHAVFIDGLTELISDFAFKRLQHEAARNFYKLFINQRHTLSLKEHIDASVLYYLSIKNKPIGKSFYIGTSFGEIAKQDSFIRDRIDLSQKTYRELVNIALVKIKIENDFVSFTLNEYVKLLLEMSVIPEDEYNLFIYGSKNKEKSKLGRLGLSGLLISKLEKDHQLGNLIIDHFGRLIANDEFLQYINKQNEFIQFEIRKFLITDNHQT; this is translated from the coding sequence ATGGAGACCAGCTTTTCATGGATATTAAATCATTCAGTGTTCGAAAATGCCATTGGTAAATTAACCATTAATGCTGAACTGAGTGACTCAGAAAAAGAAGTCATACTGTCATGCGCTATCCTTTTTATCAAAGACTACTGTCAAGACAAACGTAATCTTAAGCATTTTAAGTTCGGTTATTATTTAGTGTTGAAATATTGCGTAAATTACAATGACTATCAAGCATTATTTGATATAAGTGCTAACTTTGGTTTGTTCCCGATCACTAAATTCATCATTGACAATGAACTATACTCCAACATAAATAGTATGTTTGGCATTAATTATCAATTGAAAAACTATGAATACAAGGGGATCATTGAAACGTTAGAGCAAAAAAATAGTCGCATTGCACTAACAGAAACATATCACGCTGATAATGCATTGATAGCGCCCACTTCGTTTGGTAAAAGTTCATTAATTGTGGAGATAATAAAAAATTCAAACAGCAAAAAAATTGCGATTATCGTCCCTACCAAATCATTGCTAGCACAAACCTATAGGCTTATATCTAATCACATACATGATAGAAATATAATTTTCCATGATGAGATGTATGATGACGAAGACAGTTTTATTTGTGTTTTCACACAAGAAAGAGCGTTGAGGTTAATGAAGAGGCCAGATGTATATTTCGATACGATTATCATAGATGAAGCACATAACCTGTTTGAATTCAATGGAAGAAGTATTCTACTTAGTCGCGTCATACGCAAAAACAAATTAAGAAACAATGCATCAAAGTTCTTTTATCTATCTCCTCTAATCAGCAATGCTGACAATTTGAAAACTGAAAAAAACCAGAATATAAATAGCTTTTCCATTCATCACAACATTAAGGAACCAGAGATATTTGAATATTTAGAATCTGGTGAAAACCGACAATATAATCGCTATGTAGATAGGTTTTATACTTTACCAAAAACCTTCAAGTCTTATAATCACTATATAATGTCCAACCTTAAAAATAAAAACTTCCTATATCTCAAAAGACCCAAGATGGTTGAAACATTTGCATTGGAGATGTATGGAGAACTAGAAAGCAAGGATTCACCAGAGCTTTTAGAACTATCCAAGATAATATCGGAGAATATTCATGCTGAATTTTATTGCGTCGAATGTATTAAAAAGGGAATAATATATCTTCACGGAAAACTCCCAGACCTTGCCAAAGAATTTCTTGAGTATAAATTCAAAACTTTAACAAATCTTAATGTAGTCATCGCCAACAGTGTCATATTGGAAGGTGTAAATTTCCCTATAGATAATTTGTTCATACTCAACACTCACGGACTGAAAGCCAAAGACTTGATTAACTTAATTGGTCGAGTGAATAGATTAGACTCTGTTTTTAATAAAGATGATGGATCTTTAAGTAAATTACTCCCTTATGTTCATTTTGTTAACTCTACAAAATACTCTAAGATCAACAGTAAAATGGAGAACAAAATAAAAGCACTGAAAAAAATGGTCATAAAGGATGAAGTTAAAAATCCAACGCTAATAAATTTTAACTATGATGGCTTACATCAAGAGGATTTAAAGTCTAGTGATGATGATAAAGATGAATTTTGGGGTTCTAAAGAAGACGTATTAAAAAGAATTCATGAAAGAGAAAATTTTCTGCTAGAAAATGATAATAATGATAAAGTCAAAGCTGAAATAGCTTTTATTGAATCAGGTATAGACTCTATTTATACCGCCCCACAAAAGGCACTTGAAACCATCAAAAAAAGAGCAGCTATATTAGTTAAAAACCCACTATGGACAGATACTGATACAATAGATAAGATACATGCTGTCTTTATTGATGGCCTGACTGAATTAATATCAGACTTCGCATTTAAACGACTTCAACATGAGGCAGCTAGAAATTTTTACAAACTTTTTATAAATCAACGACATACGCTATCTCTCAAAGAGCATATAGATGCAAGTGTTTTATATTATCTGAGTATAAAAAACAAACCAATAGGCAAGTCATTTTATATTGGCACATCTTTTGGTGAGATAGCAAAACAGGATTCATTTATTAGAGATAGAATAGATCTTTCACAAAAGACATATCGAGAGTTAGTCAACATCGCTTTAGTCAAAATAAAAATTGAAAACGATTTTGTATCATTCACCCTCAATGAGTATGTAAAACTGCTACTAGAGATGTCAGTAATACCAGAAGATGAGTACAACCTTTTCATTTATGGCAGCAAGAATAAGGAAAAGTCAAAGCTCGGTCGTTTAGGTTTAAGTGGATTACTAATAAGTAAATTAGAAAAAGACCACCAATTGGGCAACCTAATCATTGACCACTTTGGTCGACTTATTGCTAATGATGAATTCTTACAATACATAAACAAACAGAATGAATTTATTCAGTTTGAAATAAGGAAATTCCTTATAACTGATAACCATCAAACCTAA
- a CDS encoding diguanylate cyclase: MDKILQTLSERVTQARDLESLTRPLLEMLEAVTGLESTYLTQIDVEQGTQSIRYAKNANGLAGLQIPEGMTVDWSDTLCRRAIDEGRLFTDNVAECWGDSDAARIMGIRTYLSSPVRTPSGSLYGTLCGASAERKPLVEGAEQLIGFFARLIAEHVEREQLLLQLQRANDELSRQALCDPLTGLPNRRALMQELTRLFSLSDRVGHPVLIAFIDLDGFKQINDTHGHEAGDRLLTTMARQLGSALRSGDMLARMGGDEFVAVGMGPIPEEETVEAAVRRLGRRLFEHSVLQLPLPSRVLHYPGASVGVVAVDPAHTSVDEALRQADARMYEVKRQRRALG; the protein is encoded by the coding sequence ATGGACAAGATATTGCAGACCCTGTCGGAGCGGGTCACCCAGGCGCGGGATCTGGAGAGCCTGACCCGGCCCCTGCTGGAAATGCTGGAGGCGGTGACCGGGCTGGAGTCGACCTATCTCACCCAGATTGATGTCGAGCAGGGCACCCAGAGCATCCGTTATGCCAAGAATGCCAACGGCTTGGCCGGGCTGCAGATCCCGGAGGGGATGACGGTGGACTGGAGCGATACCCTGTGTCGGCGCGCCATCGACGAGGGGCGCCTCTTTACCGACAACGTGGCCGAGTGCTGGGGCGATTCGGATGCGGCCAGGATCATGGGCATTCGCACCTATCTGAGCAGCCCGGTGCGCACCCCCTCGGGATCACTCTATGGCACCCTGTGTGGCGCCAGTGCCGAGCGAAAACCCCTGGTGGAGGGGGCTGAGCAGCTGATCGGCTTCTTCGCGCGGCTCATCGCCGAGCATGTGGAGCGGGAACAGTTGCTGCTGCAGTTGCAGCGGGCCAATGACGAGCTGTCGCGTCAGGCCCTCTGCGACCCCCTGACCGGGTTGCCGAACCGCCGGGCCCTGATGCAGGAGCTGACCCGGTTGTTCTCCCTGTCGGATCGGGTCGGGCACCCTGTGCTCATCGCCTTTATCGATCTCGATGGCTTCAAGCAGATCAACGATACCCACGGTCACGAGGCGGGGGATAGGCTGCTCACCACCATGGCGCGTCAACTGGGGTCGGCCCTGCGCAGTGGCGACATGCTGGCGCGGATGGGGGGCGATGAGTTCGTCGCCGTGGGCATGGGCCCGATCCCGGAGGAGGAGACGGTCGAGGCGGCGGTGCGGCGCTTGGGGCGTCGGCTGTTCGAGCACAGCGTGCTGCAGTTGCCGCTGCCATCCCGGGTGCTGCACTACCCCGGGGCCAGCGTGGGAGTGGTGGCGGTCGATCCGGCGCACACCAGCGTTGACGAGGCCCTGCGTCAGGCCGATGCGCGCATGTATGAAGTCAAGCGTCAGCGCCGCGCGCTGGGGTGA
- a CDS encoding substrate-binding periplasmic protein, which translates to MRNRTALLATLLATLWGGPGEMGQASASPALGKLHYLTEEYKPYNFTGEDGSPSGFAIELLHQVWQKTGTPPQEISILPWARGYYLLTQKPNVVLFATARTEARDPLFKWACPIGYAEIVLMGLASHPLRIARLEDAQQHTIGAVRADVGEQLLLNSGFDEQKIMTANRLPQALRMLTSGRVDLISSNKATLMDLIKAQQLDPAQFEVRWVLSSEQFCFAFSHPVDDALVKEFQHGLTQVLASSEFQRIQHKYFPAP; encoded by the coding sequence ATCAGGAACAGAACCGCCCTCTTGGCCACACTCTTAGCCACACTCTGGGGCGGGCCGGGGGAGATGGGGCAGGCCAGCGCCAGCCCGGCCCTTGGCAAGCTTCACTACCTCACCGAAGAGTACAAACCCTATAACTTCACCGGGGAAGATGGCAGCCCCAGCGGCTTTGCCATCGAGCTGCTGCACCAGGTGTGGCAGAAGACGGGCACTCCGCCCCAGGAGATCAGCATTCTCCCCTGGGCCAGGGGCTACTACCTGCTGACCCAGAAGCCCAACGTGGTGCTCTTCGCCACCGCCCGCACCGAGGCGCGGGATCCCCTGTTCAAGTGGGCCTGCCCCATCGGTTATGCCGAAATAGTGCTGATGGGGCTGGCCAGCCATCCCCTCAGGATCGCCCGGCTGGAGGATGCCCAGCAGCACACCATAGGCGCCGTGCGCGCCGACGTGGGGGAGCAGCTGCTGCTCAACAGCGGCTTCGACGAGCAGAAGATAATGACAGCCAACCGCCTCCCCCAGGCCCTGCGGATGCTCACCTCGGGCCGGGTCGACCTCATCTCCAGCAACAAGGCCACCCTGATGGATCTCATCAAGGCCCAGCAGCTGGATCCCGCCCAGTTCGAGGTGCGCTGGGTGCTGAGTTCGGAGCAGTTCTGCTTCGCCTTCAGCCATCCGGTCGACGATGCCCTGGTCAAGGAGTTCCAGCACGGCCTGACCCAGGTGCTGGCCAGCAGCGAGTTCCAGCGGATCCAGCACAAGTACTTCCCGGCGCCCTAG
- a CDS encoding GDYXXLXY domain-containing protein translates to MRRLGFLLTGLAILVGINVTVWRFEHAMSSGETVLLELAPVDPRSLMQGDYMRLSYALARQLGSPHQEGAATQTLVIRLDEQQVAQRVEGGTPDALAPDQRLLQARWQQGQWWIGPDAFFFEEGTAAQYEQARYGEFRLQVDGATLLVGLRDQALKPIGHSRPAW, encoded by the coding sequence ATGAGACGCCTTGGTTTCTTGCTGACCGGCCTCGCCATCCTGGTGGGCATCAATGTCACCGTCTGGCGCTTCGAGCATGCCATGAGCAGCGGTGAGACAGTGCTGCTTGAGCTGGCCCCGGTCGACCCTCGTTCCCTGATGCAGGGGGATTACATGCGCCTGAGCTACGCCCTCGCCCGCCAGCTGGGGAGCCCGCACCAGGAGGGTGCAGCCACCCAGACCCTGGTCATCCGCCTCGATGAGCAGCAGGTGGCGCAGCGGGTGGAGGGGGGAACCCCCGACGCCCTGGCCCCGGATCAGCGCCTGCTGCAGGCCCGCTGGCAGCAGGGCCAGTGGTGGATAGGGCCGGATGCCTTCTTCTTCGAAGAGGGGACGGCCGCCCAGTACGAGCAGGCGCGCTACGGCGAATTCCGGCTGCAGGTGGACGGCGCAACCCTGCTGGTCGGCCTGCGCGATCAGGCCCTCAAGCCCATAGGCCATAGCCGCCCGGCCTGGTGA
- a CDS encoding DUF4401 domain-containing protein: protein MSDLSPWERLRAAHLVEGDAPQDEQPHWSSRFLLGMVGWLAALFLLFFLFMAFESLIREANHALLMGSLLMAAALGLNRLARRSDLWDQFVLALALAADAWLLYGLIDQIDPHSAPLWLGLALLSLAIAALFEHWLVRLFHSFAAAILLTMGLACLGLQLLALPLVMAALTFCWLQAERDPERHSLYESLTLGLALSLLVLGRLHHPLWDGGTSALDELGLSRLPLWLNPLLCAALLLGVMVKLKLPLLYGLPLVVISAIIPGMGAGALVLVLGFYAGSLGLMTLAGLLLLGFGSLYYYDLGLTLMTKSWLLLGSGALLLGARQLLNILGKEIAS from the coding sequence ATGTCTGATCTGAGTCCTTGGGAGAGGCTGCGGGCCGCCCATCTGGTGGAGGGCGACGCCCCTCAAGACGAGCAGCCTCACTGGTCGAGCCGCTTCCTGCTCGGCATGGTGGGCTGGCTGGCCGCCCTCTTCCTGCTGTTCTTCCTGTTCATGGCCTTCGAGAGCCTGATCCGCGAGGCAAACCACGCCCTCCTCATGGGCTCCCTGCTGATGGCCGCCGCCCTCGGCCTCAACCGCCTGGCCCGGCGCAGCGATCTCTGGGATCAGTTCGTGCTGGCACTGGCGCTCGCGGCCGATGCCTGGCTGCTCTATGGCCTCATCGACCAGATTGATCCCCACTCGGCCCCGCTCTGGCTGGGACTGGCCCTGCTGTCGCTGGCCATCGCCGCCCTGTTCGAGCACTGGCTGGTTCGCCTCTTCCACAGCTTCGCCGCCGCCATTTTGCTGACCATGGGGCTCGCCTGCCTCGGCCTGCAACTGCTGGCCCTGCCGCTGGTGATGGCCGCCCTCACCTTCTGCTGGCTGCAGGCCGAGCGCGACCCAGAACGCCATTCGCTCTATGAGTCCCTCACCCTGGGGCTGGCGCTCTCCCTGCTGGTGCTGGGCCGGTTGCACCACCCACTCTGGGACGGCGGCACCAGCGCACTCGATGAACTCGGGCTCTCCCGCCTGCCGCTCTGGCTCAATCCCCTGCTCTGCGCCGCCCTGCTGCTCGGGGTCATGGTGAAACTGAAACTGCCGTTGCTCTACGGCCTGCCCCTGGTGGTGATCAGCGCCATCATCCCCGGCATGGGGGCCGGCGCCCTGGTGCTGGTGCTCGGCTTTTATGCCGGGAGCCTGGGGCTCATGACCCTGGCCGGCCTGTTGCTGCTCGGCTTTGGCTCCCTCTACTACTACGATCTCGGGCTGACCCTGATGACCAAATCCTGGCTGCTGCTGGGCTCGGGGGCCCTGCTGCTCGGAGCCCGCCAGTTGTTGAACATCCTCGGCAAGGAGATCGCCTCATGA
- a CDS encoding DUF2157 domain-containing protein, translating into MLVTSRQTLLDWVRRGRLPRESLPAALALCDLPPTPVRWQWLFDRLLLWLGCLCLGAGLVFFVAFNWQALGRLSRLALLELPLLAMLLVLWRKPLADTPRQALLLAVALNIGALLALVGQTYQTGADPWQLFATWALLLLPLAALGRSPLLWTLCWLLGQLALVLYWRLGLIDLFFSFNEEALGWCLTLLNAALWGALILTPARLGLMPSWLPGLAAGLGVTLLALLALFDAASPWVWPAWLAWLGAAYLRWHHRFIAGLAMGCLSLIAVILAALGKWMEPDINGFLLLSLIAIGLSVMASRWLQQQRRQHV; encoded by the coding sequence ATGCTCGTCACCTCAAGACAGACCCTGCTCGACTGGGTCAGACGCGGTCGTCTCCCCCGGGAGTCATTGCCCGCCGCCCTCGCCCTCTGCGATCTGCCCCCGACCCCCGTGCGCTGGCAGTGGCTGTTCGATCGCCTGCTGCTCTGGCTCGGCTGCCTCTGCCTGGGAGCGGGCCTGGTGTTCTTCGTCGCCTTCAACTGGCAGGCGCTGGGCCGTCTCTCCCGCCTCGCCCTGCTGGAGCTGCCCCTGCTCGCCATGCTGCTGGTGCTCTGGCGCAAGCCCCTGGCCGACACCCCGCGCCAGGCCCTGCTGCTGGCGGTGGCTCTCAACATAGGCGCCCTGCTGGCCCTGGTGGGTCAGACCTATCAGACTGGTGCCGATCCCTGGCAGCTCTTCGCCACCTGGGCCCTGCTGCTGTTGCCCCTGGCGGCGCTCGGCAGGAGTCCCCTGCTGTGGACGCTCTGCTGGCTGCTCGGCCAGCTGGCGCTGGTGCTCTACTGGCGGCTCGGCCTCATCGATCTCTTCTTCTCCTTCAATGAGGAAGCCCTCGGCTGGTGCCTGACCCTGCTCAACGCCGCCCTCTGGGGGGCGCTCATCCTGACCCCCGCGCGCCTCGGGCTCATGCCCTCCTGGCTCCCGGGGCTGGCCGCCGGGCTCGGGGTCACCCTGCTGGCCCTGCTGGCGCTGTTCGATGCCGCCTCCCCCTGGGTCTGGCCCGCCTGGCTCGCATGGCTTGGGGCCGCCTACCTGCGCTGGCACCACAGGTTCATCGCCGGGCTCGCCATGGGGTGCCTGAGCCTTATCGCCGTCATTCTCGCGGCGCTGGGCAAGTGGATGGAGCCCGACATAAACGGCTTCCTGCTGCTGAGCCTGATTGCCATCGGCCTCTCTGTGATGGCCAGTCGCTGGCTGCAACAGCAACGGAGGCAGCATGTCTGA